Below is a window of Christensenella minuta DNA.
CTGAAGGAACAGGGCTATGATGTTGTGGGCGTTTTTATGAAGAACTGGGACGACAGCGCGGAGGATTCCGAATGCCCAGCAGCGGCGGATTATGACGACGTGCGCTCGGTCTGCGCAAAAATCGATATCCCCTATTATACCGTTAATTTTGAACATGAATATTGGGAACGCGTGTTCCGGTATTTCCTAGAGGAATATAAACGTGGGCGGACGCCGAACCCGGATGTGCTGTGCAACAAAGAGATCAAGTTCGCGGCGTTCCTCGACTTTGCAAAAAAAGCGGGAGCGGATTTCCTTGCGACCGGGCATTATGCGCGGCTCGAGCGCCGAAATGGGACGACATATCTCAAAAAAGGCCTCGATGAAGGGAAAGACCAGAGTTACTTCCTGTGCATGCTGTCTCAGAGCCAGATCGAACGGGCGATGTTCCCCATAGGAGAGCTGCAAAAAGCGGACGTGCGGCGTATTGCCGGCGAGGCAGGGCTTTCGGTAGCGAAAAAAAAGGACTCTACGGGTATTTGCTTCATCGGGGAACGGAAATTCAAGCAGTTTTTGCAGACCTACCTTCCTGCCAATCCGGGCGATATGAAAACGCTGGACGGGAAGGTCGTCGGCAGGCACGACGGA
It encodes the following:
- the mnmA gene encoding tRNA 2-thiouridine(34) synthase MnmA, with the protein product MENQKKRVVVGMSGGVDSAVSALLLKEQGYDVVGVFMKNWDDSAEDSECPAAADYDDVRSVCAKIDIPYYTVNFEHEYWERVFRYFLEEYKRGRTPNPDVLCNKEIKFAAFLDFAKKAGADFLATGHYARLERRNGTTYLKKGLDEGKDQSYFLCMLSQSQIERAMFPIGELQKADVRRIAGEAGLSVAKKKDSTGICFIGERKFKQFLQTYLPANPGDMKTLDGKVVGRHDGLMYYTLGQRRGLDIGGSKGGTGERWFVVRKDMENNILYVSQGAESELLFSRALVMSGMNFISGGEEKPGFDCMAKVRYRQPDQQAHAEKCGEGVYRVEFAEKQRAVTPGQYCVLYDGDACLGGGVVDEVIF